In Polaribacter sp. L3A8, a genomic segment contains:
- a CDS encoding MBOAT family O-acyltransferase, with product MFGVSILNFFCGKKIFYASTKKAKKKWFTIALVFSLLPLFYFKYANFFIDSFSNLANYFGVNSNKYVLNVILPVGISFFTFQALSYSIDIYRKRVGLETSLIRFTTYVAFFPQLVAGPIERSTNLLQQFYEKHEFDVKIFVEGGKLFIWGLFKKIVIADRLALYSDSVFNNPEAHSGTTLIVATVFFTFQIYCDFSGYSDMAIGSARMLGFRLMQNFNLPYLSNSIGEFWKRWHISLSTWFSDYVYIPLGGNRVSIKRWVFNILVVFLLSGLWHGANFTFVIWGALHAFYYLIEFIGKKMLTIAGGKHLMEKGYYKFFKIVIVFTLVCFAWIFFRANSVSDAFLIITKIGSFSGHLWTGVSSVTTVLSVLLILLLVSVQILQFYNIVPIYFSKTKLPWFVQWLSYAFLLITIALFGMSSNAFIYFQF from the coding sequence ATGTTTGGGGTAAGTATTTTAAATTTTTTTTGTGGCAAGAAAATATTTTACGCTTCTACTAAAAAAGCAAAAAAGAAATGGTTTACAATAGCATTGGTATTTTCATTATTGCCATTGTTTTATTTTAAATATGCCAATTTTTTTATCGATTCGTTTTCTAATTTGGCTAATTATTTTGGGGTAAATAGTAATAAATATGTTTTAAATGTAATTCTACCTGTGGGTATTTCTTTTTTTACTTTTCAGGCATTAAGTTATTCTATAGACATTTATAGAAAAAGAGTGGGATTAGAAACGAGTTTAATTAGGTTTACAACCTATGTTGCTTTTTTTCCGCAATTGGTTGCAGGACCTATAGAACGTTCTACAAACTTGTTGCAACAATTTTATGAAAAACACGAGTTTGATGTTAAAATATTTGTAGAAGGTGGTAAATTATTTATTTGGGGATTATTTAAAAAAATAGTAATTGCAGATAGATTAGCGCTTTATTCAGACTCGGTTTTTAATAACCCTGAAGCACATTCTGGCACAACATTAATAGTAGCAACTGTATTTTTTACTTTTCAAATTTATTGTGACTTTAGTGGTTATTCTGATATGGCAATTGGAAGTGCACGTATGTTGGGGTTTCGTTTAATGCAGAATTTTAATTTACCCTATTTATCTAATTCAATAGGTGAGTTTTGGAAACGCTGGCACATTTCCTTATCAACTTGGTTTAGTGATTATGTTTATATCCCTTTAGGAGGAAACCGTGTTTCAATAAAGCGTTGGGTATTTAATATTTTGGTGGTTTTTTTATTAAGTGGTCTTTGGCATGGAGCCAATTTTACATTTGTTATATGGGGAGCGTTACATGCATTTTATTATCTAATAGAATTTATAGGTAAAAAAATGTTAACGATTGCTGGGGGTAAGCATTTAATGGAAAAAGGGTACTATAAGTTTTTTAAAATTGTTATTGTTTTTACACTAGTTTGTTTTGCTTGGATTTTTTTTAGAGCAAATTCTGTTTCAGACGCTTTTTTAATTATTACAAAAATTGGTAGTTTTTCTGGACATTTATGGACGGGTGTATCATCTGTAACAACAGTTCTTTCTGTACTATTAATATTACTTTTAGTTAGTGTACAAATTTTACAATTTTACAATATAGTACCAATTTATTTTTCTAAAACAAAATTGCCATGGTTTGTTCAATGGCTGTCTTATGCTTTCTTGTTAATTACAATTGCGTTGTTTGGCATGTCATCAAATGCTTTTATTTATTTTCAATTTTAA
- a CDS encoding glycosyltransferase: protein MKVLIFHPALAPYRVDFFNSLNDFYATSFYFSLKNVSDQKFDQENLKSLCNFKCNYVSNGFEILGRSIRTGIFSIIKKESPDIIFCSEYSQITLLAFLYCKIYNPKIKIYTLSDDSISNSKDRKGLRLFFRNFISKNINGVVFTSKEVSTWYKNNISSKTTTLNFPVIHSEKSLRVKYLKAINQANLNIDTYQLKEKKILLYVGRLVEVKNLFFLIKCFSNIKGKDKKLVIVGDGPLQEKLEQLAEELNILDKVLFIGRKEGVELYNWYIFSQLFVLPSTYEPFGAVVNEALVGGCNVLCSNLAGASSLINDKNGLLFNPKKENDLSTKLNKAFENTEPINSNITALRESKMPFTFNQKMQELLQNI, encoded by the coding sequence ATGAAAGTATTAATTTTTCATCCTGCTTTAGCGCCTTATAGAGTAGATTTTTTTAACTCTTTAAACGATTTTTATGCTACATCATTTTATTTTAGTTTAAAAAATGTTAGTGATCAAAAATTTGATCAAGAAAATTTAAAATCGCTTTGTAATTTTAAATGTAATTATGTTTCTAATGGTTTTGAAATTTTAGGAAGATCAATAAGAACAGGTATTTTTTCAATCATAAAAAAAGAAAGTCCAGATATTATTTTTTGTTCTGAATATAGTCAAATTACATTATTAGCATTTCTATATTGTAAAATATATAATCCAAAAATTAAAATTTATACTTTAAGTGATGACAGTATAAGTAACTCTAAAGACAGAAAAGGGTTGAGATTGTTTTTTAGAAATTTTATTTCTAAAAACATTAATGGAGTTGTATTTACAAGTAAAGAAGTTTCTACATGGTATAAAAATAATATTAGTAGTAAAACTACAACACTTAATTTTCCGGTTATTCATTCAGAAAAATCATTAAGAGTAAAATATTTAAAAGCCATAAATCAAGCAAATCTTAATATAGATACATATCAATTAAAAGAGAAAAAAATATTGCTTTATGTAGGGAGGTTAGTTGAGGTTAAAAATTTGTTTTTTTTAATAAAATGCTTTTCTAATATAAAAGGAAAAGATAAAAAACTGGTAATTGTTGGTGATGGACCGTTGCAAGAAAAATTAGAACAACTTGCAGAAGAATTAAACATTTTAGACAAAGTATTATTTATTGGTAGAAAAGAAGGTGTAGAGTTATATAACTGGTATATTTTTTCTCAATTATTTGTTTTACCCAGTACTTACGAACCTTTTGGGGCAGTTGTTAATGAGGCCTTAGTTGGTGGTTGTAACGTTTTGTGTTCTAATTTAGCAGGTGCATCTTCATTAATAAATGATAAAAACGGATTGTTGTTTAATCCTAAAAAAGAAAATGATTTATCAACCAAATTAAACAAAGCTTTTGAAAACACAGAGCCTATAAACAGCAATATTACTGCATTAAGAGAAAGTAAAATGCCATTTACTTTTAATCAAAAAATGCAAGAATTGTTACAAAATATTTAA
- a CDS encoding glycosyltransferase family 2 protein yields the protein MKISVVIPLYNKKDSIIATIQTVLSQTILPEEIVVVNDGSTDGSDAIVTQFNHSLVRLIDQKNAGVAAARNKGIEKAKHEWIAFLDADDIWNINYLKEIKALAAQFPYCNVLATAYEMQDYKGNKTSLKLNKIPFKEDAGILINYFEVACCSHPPLWSSAIVIKKRALQDIEGFPLGIKSGEDLLTWAKLAVKNKIAYNLNPLAVFVQDSAHTYDDKPNRIPENIDVVGRELSSLYKKNKNIICLKNYISSWKKMRASIYLRLGLRSKSVKAALEAIYYNPFNKMVYVYLCLTVVPNKILHRVLKINK from the coding sequence ATGAAAATAAGTGTAGTTATTCCTCTATATAATAAAAAAGATAGCATTATTGCTACTATTCAAACGGTTTTAAGCCAAACGATTCTTCCTGAAGAAATAGTGGTTGTTAATGATGGTTCTACAGATGGTTCTGATGCTATTGTAACTCAATTTAACCATTCTTTGGTGAGGTTAATAGATCAAAAAAATGCAGGTGTTGCTGCTGCTCGTAATAAAGGAATTGAAAAAGCTAAACATGAATGGATTGCATTCTTAGATGCAGATGATATATGGAATATAAATTATTTAAAAGAAATTAAAGCTTTGGCAGCACAATTTCCTTATTGCAATGTTTTAGCAACAGCTTATGAAATGCAAGATTATAAAGGGAATAAAACGTCTCTAAAATTAAATAAAATTCCGTTTAAGGAAGATGCCGGAATTTTAATAAATTATTTTGAAGTTGCCTGCTGTTCACATCCACCACTTTGGTCTTCTGCAATTGTGATTAAAAAAAGGGCTTTACAAGATATTGAAGGTTTTCCTTTAGGTATAAAATCTGGTGAAGATTTATTAACATGGGCAAAATTGGCAGTTAAAAATAAGATTGCTTATAATTTAAATCCATTAGCTGTTTTTGTACAAGATAGTGCCCATACATATGATGATAAACCTAATAGAATTCCAGAAAATATAGATGTTGTAGGTAGGGAGTTAAGTAGTTTGTATAAAAAAAACAAGAATATAATTTGTTTGAAAAATTATATTTCTTCTTGGAAAAAAATGAGAGCTTCTATTTACTTAAGATTAGGTTTAAGATCTAAATCGGTAAAAGCTGCTTTAGAGGCTATATATTATAATCCATTTAATAAAATGGTATATGTTTATTTATGCCTAACAGTGGTTCCTAATAAAATTTTACATAGAGTTTTAAAGATTAACAAATAA
- a CDS encoding O-antigen ligase family protein, with product MAIGLSLLAFLLIIIYGFEYAFMGKTYAVSTTWNKRIKFKVNAQQRFVLLLLATAIVQAGAFSALLLLVWMGLLIGILFRYGIQMFSSPMLKIYALYLCWLLFSLVLTSEKGYGFRVLAKYLFPFLVVLVVSSVKITDIFFIKALKVSFIAGVIINSCIVSMKILPIYAIYNPILWWQPAVIDVNPFFIASGLLLYKFSKKKQILFAILLFISIPIVESVRTGLIGIGVFFLAVSFFKYKLKALPVFVLIVASFIASILFVPTVRNKMFRHTFNSAEEVINMSSNLSPDSIDSNGRFAMWEWSLNTFYEGNKFMGAGIGQMQARFYSGNHPFGIIKIAHNDYLQIICDTGQIGLFLYMLIIISFVWHAFIIYNDKKNNVLARQAAFIAGTSLCGIMATAFTDNVINYSLITLSYPYAFFGFALVMKSKRK from the coding sequence ATGGCTATAGGATTAAGTTTATTGGCATTTTTGCTTATAATTATTTATGGTTTTGAATATGCCTTTATGGGTAAAACGTATGCTGTAAGTACTACTTGGAATAAAAGAATAAAATTTAAGGTAAACGCTCAACAACGTTTTGTTTTATTATTACTGGCAACAGCTATTGTACAGGCAGGTGCTTTTTCTGCGTTACTGTTATTAGTTTGGATGGGGTTGTTGATAGGAATATTATTTAGGTATGGTATTCAAATGTTTTCATCGCCAATGCTAAAAATTTATGCATTGTATTTGTGTTGGCTATTGTTTTCATTGGTTTTAACCTCAGAAAAAGGATATGGTTTTCGTGTATTAGCAAAATATTTATTTCCTTTTTTAGTAGTATTAGTGGTTTCTTCGGTAAAAATTACAGACATATTTTTTATAAAAGCGCTAAAAGTTAGTTTTATAGCTGGTGTTATAATAAATAGCTGCATAGTATCAATGAAAATTTTACCAATCTATGCTATATACAATCCTATTTTGTGGTGGCAACCTGCGGTGATAGATGTAAATCCTTTTTTTATAGCTTCTGGTTTATTGTTGTATAAGTTTTCAAAAAAAAAACAGATCCTATTTGCAATACTACTTTTTATCAGTATTCCAATAGTAGAGAGTGTAAGAACAGGGTTAATAGGTATAGGTGTCTTTTTTTTAGCAGTATCTTTTTTTAAGTATAAATTAAAGGCTTTACCTGTGTTTGTATTAATAGTAGCCAGTTTTATAGCATCTATTTTATTTGTGCCTACGGTAAGAAATAAAATGTTTAGGCACACTTTTAATAGTGCAGAAGAGGTTATTAATATGAGTAGTAATTTATCGCCAGATAGTATTGATAGTAATGGACGTTTTGCTATGTGGGAATGGAGTTTAAATACTTTTTATGAAGGAAATAAGTTTATGGGAGCTGGTATAGGACAAATGCAGGCTCGTTTTTATTCTGGCAACCATCCTTTCGGAATTATAAAAATAGCTCATAACGATTATCTACAAATTATTTGTGATACAGGCCAAATAGGATTGTTTTTATATATGCTTATAATTATAAGTTTTGTTTGGCATGCTTTTATAATTTATAATGATAAAAAAAATAATGTATTAGCAAGACAAGCTGCTTTTATTGCAGGTACTTCTTTGTGTGGTATTATGGCAACTGCGTTTACAGATAATGTTATCAATTATTCATTAATTACCTTAAGTTATCCTTATGCCTTTTTTGGTTTTGCATTGGTAATGAAATCTAAAAGAAAGTAA